A genomic region of bacterium contains the following coding sequences:
- a CDS encoding LacI family DNA-binding transcriptional regulator: MSVTIYDVAHKAGVSISTVSRVLNNNPNVLEDTRQKVLQAIAELKFKPNPIARGLVARQTNLIEVVFSWSGYQFNLQSAWYVGLLNGINEVVQENQYGLLINTIAGIFDPQEVYRRVYHNAVDGVIMVSPYLEETDVLQMMDQKIPVVLIGYRTESQEMDFVDSDNVQAAVTVVDHLVKLGHKKIAFISGQPKTSRNANDRLRGFRMAMEGKGLSIPEGYIVEGDFMRPSGEEAMKKLLALPDKPTAVFASNDLMALGAWDVAEEAGLTVGGDIALVGFDDITEAFTPPYSLTTVRQDYRTISVEATRMLLDKIHAGSQWKPKQVLVPTQLVVRQSCGSKKKWF, from the coding sequence ATGTCCGTCACCATCTATGACGTGGCCCACAAGGCCGGTGTCTCCATCTCGACCGTTTCCCGGGTGCTCAACAACAATCCCAATGTGCTCGAGGATACCCGCCAAAAGGTGCTCCAGGCCATCGCGGAGCTCAAGTTCAAGCCCAACCCCATCGCCCGGGGCCTGGTGGCCCGCCAGACCAACCTCATCGAGGTGGTCTTCTCCTGGTCCGGCTATCAGTTCAACCTGCAGAGCGCCTGGTATGTGGGGCTCCTGAACGGCATCAACGAGGTGGTGCAGGAGAACCAGTACGGACTCCTCATCAACACCATCGCGGGCATCTTCGACCCGCAGGAGGTCTATCGCCGGGTCTATCACAACGCCGTGGACGGGGTGATCATGGTCTCCCCCTACCTGGAAGAGACCGACGTGTTGCAGATGATGGACCAGAAGATCCCGGTGGTCCTCATCGGCTACCGAACCGAGAGCCAGGAAATGGATTTCGTGGACAGCGACAACGTGCAGGCCGCGGTGACGGTGGTGGACCACTTGGTGAAGCTGGGCCACAAGAAGATCGCCTTCATTTCAGGCCAACCCAAGACCTCCCGCAACGCCAATGACCGCTTGAGGGGATTTCGGATGGCCATGGAGGGGAAAGGTCTTTCCATCCCGGAAGGTTATATCGTCGAGGGGGATTTCATGCGCCCCTCCGGCGAGGAAGCGATGAAGAAACTGTTGGCCTTGCCGGACAAGCCCACGGCGGTCTTCGCCTCCAACGACCTGATGGCCCTCGGTGCCTGGGATGTGGCCGAGGAAGCGGGGCTCACCGTGGGTGGAGACATCGCCCTGGTGGGGTTCGACGACATCACCGAGGCTTTCACCCCGCCCTATTCCCTGACCACCGTGCGCCAGGATTACCGGACCATCAGCGTGGAGGCGACCCGGATGCTCTTGGACAAGATCCACGCCGGGAGCCAGTGGAAACCCAAACAGGTGCTGGTGCCGACCCAGTTGGTGGTGCGGCAATCCTGTGGTTCCAAGAAAAAGTGGTTTTAA
- a CDS encoding inositol monophosphatase family protein, whose product MSSYLTIAVRAAKKAGAVQKAHYGRVRNIQYKSKNKLNLVTEVDQRCEKIVLSMLKASFPTHNLWGEESGQGSTSSEYTWLVDPLDGTTNYAHSYPFFCVSIALVKDNEPVVGVIYDALRNELFTAEKGKGSFLNGKRLKVSPTKSLSESLLSTGFAYAVRETHYNLDNFRRFVLTAQGVRRDGSAAMNLAYVAAGRFDGFWERGIQAWDMAAGVLMVREAGGRVTDINGKPFDLLAQNALASNGKTHQAIFKTLWKGKDEKNWMKKWAHRARPQ is encoded by the coding sequence ATGTCCTCTTATTTAACCATCGCCGTTCGGGCCGCCAAGAAAGCGGGCGCCGTTCAAAAGGCCCACTACGGCCGGGTCCGGAACATCCAGTACAAATCCAAGAACAAATTGAACCTGGTCACCGAAGTGGACCAGCGTTGCGAGAAGATCGTCCTTTCCATGCTCAAGGCATCCTTCCCCACCCACAATCTTTGGGGAGAGGAAAGCGGGCAGGGTTCGACCTCTTCCGAATATACCTGGCTGGTGGACCCCCTCGACGGGACCACCAATTACGCCCACAGCTATCCCTTCTTTTGCGTCTCCATCGCCTTGGTGAAGGACAACGAGCCCGTGGTGGGGGTCATTTATGACGCCCTACGGAACGAGCTCTTTACCGCTGAAAAAGGCAAGGGCTCCTTTTTGAATGGAAAGCGGCTCAAGGTCAGCCCGACCAAGAGCCTTTCGGAAAGCCTGCTGAGCACGGGCTTCGCCTATGCCGTGCGTGAGACCCATTACAACCTGGACAACTTCCGCCGCTTCGTGCTGACCGCCCAGGGCGTCCGCCGGGACGGATCGGCCGCCATGAACCTGGCCTATGTGGCCGCCGGGCGTTTCGACGGTTTCTGGGAAAGGGGCATCCAGGCCTGGGATATGGCCGCCGGGGTCCTGATGGTGCGGGAGGCGGGCGGCCGGGTGACCGACATCAACGGCAAGCCCTTCGACCTATTGGCGCAGAACGCCCTGGCCAGCAACGGCAAAACCCATCAAGCCATCTTCAAGACCTTGTGGAAGGGTAAGGACGAGAAGAACTGGATGAAGAAGTGGGCCCATCGGGCTAGGCCCCAATAA
- a CDS encoding SAM-dependent chlorinase/fluorinase, whose product MKTPIMTLLTDFGSRDPFVGVMKGVILSICPQARLVDLTHEVPPQAVMAGAYLLKTSIGYFPPGTIHLCVVDPGVGSARKCVVLKSQGHFFVGPDNGLFSAALKDWGIEQVVELTDKKFQLPNPSTTFHGRDIFAPAAAHLAKGVPLLKLGNRINHWVWRELPKPFRTKAGWTGEVLWIDRFGNLITNLEAKHIPKPFRMKIGKTVVLHVATHYSQIKKGTVAVLVGSSGNLEVSVNGGSAAQKLGAKIGSPVTLG is encoded by the coding sequence TTGAAAACGCCGATCATGACCCTTCTCACCGATTTCGGCTCCCGGGACCCCTTTGTCGGTGTTATGAAGGGCGTCATTCTTTCCATCTGCCCCCAGGCCCGGCTGGTGGACCTGACCCACGAGGTTCCGCCCCAGGCGGTCATGGCGGGGGCCTATTTGCTCAAGACCTCCATCGGCTATTTCCCCCCCGGGACCATCCATCTCTGCGTGGTGGACCCGGGGGTGGGGAGCGCCCGCAAATGCGTGGTTCTCAAATCCCAGGGCCATTTTTTTGTGGGCCCGGACAATGGGCTTTTCTCGGCGGCCTTGAAAGACTGGGGCATCGAACAGGTGGTGGAACTCACCGATAAGAAATTCCAACTTCCGAACCCCAGCACGACCTTCCACGGGCGGGACATCTTCGCTCCCGCCGCCGCCCATCTGGCCAAGGGGGTGCCCTTGTTGAAACTGGGGAACCGCATCAACCATTGGGTCTGGCGGGAACTACCGAAACCCTTCAGGACCAAGGCGGGCTGGACCGGGGAAGTGCTTTGGATCGACCGCTTCGGGAATCTCATCACGAACCTGGAAGCCAAACATATCCCCAAGCCTTTCCGCATGAAGATCGGCAAGACGGTGGTGCTCCATGTGGCGACCCATTATTCGCAGATCAAGAAGGGAACGGTGGCCGTCTTGGTGGGGTCGTCCGGGAACCTGGAGGTGTCGGTGAATGGGGGGAGCGCTGCGCAAAAGCTGGGTGCGAAGATTGGATCGCCAGTTACTTTGGGTTGA
- a CDS encoding histone deacetylase: MTPSPGPLKILSTTKVGKYDIPGHPEHPLRVLRSLEHLKSILPRQLFEEPKPVQLEQLHAVHHKAMIEQVEKEGYFDPDTPGAPGVWESSLLAAGAAVQAAEEALEGPKVFSLMRPPGHHATPDSGMGFCYLNSMSVAIEDQVKNKRAGRVAVLDLDCHHGNGTEDFCFGRDPFLYVSLHQFPAYPGTGRQSRGNCANYPLPPGTTERDYFQSLDSALKRVAEFKPDLLGISMGFDTYEKDPLTQFGLTKKDYRGIGKALKDIGTPTFALLEGGYHDDLPALIEEFLMGWTS; this comes from the coding sequence ATGACACCTTCTCCCGGTCCCCTCAAAATCCTCTCCACGACAAAGGTGGGGAAGTACGACATCCCCGGCCACCCCGAACATCCTTTAAGGGTCCTGAGGTCCTTGGAACACCTCAAAAGTATCCTGCCCAGACAATTATTCGAAGAACCTAAACCCGTCCAACTGGAACAGCTGCACGCGGTCCATCACAAGGCCATGATCGAACAGGTCGAGAAGGAAGGTTATTTCGATCCGGACACACCGGGCGCTCCCGGGGTGTGGGAAAGCAGCCTTCTGGCGGCGGGAGCGGCGGTGCAAGCCGCCGAAGAAGCCCTGGAAGGCCCAAAGGTCTTTTCCCTCATGCGCCCGCCCGGGCATCACGCGACCCCGGACAGCGGCATGGGATTCTGCTATCTCAATTCCATGTCGGTGGCGATCGAGGACCAGGTGAAGAACAAAAGGGCCGGGCGCGTGGCGGTGCTGGACCTGGACTGCCACCACGGGAACGGCACCGAGGATTTCTGTTTTGGCCGGGATCCTTTCCTTTATGTCTCGCTCCACCAGTTCCCGGCCTATCCGGGTACGGGCCGCCAGTCCCGGGGGAACTGCGCCAATTACCCCTTGCCGCCCGGGACCACGGAGCGGGACTATTTCCAGTCCTTGGACAGCGCGCTCAAGCGGGTCGCGGAATTCAAGCCGGACCTGTTGGGTATCTCCATGGGATTCGATACTTATGAGAAGGACCCGCTCACCCAGTTCGGGCTCACGAAGAAGGATTACCGGGGGATCGGGAAAGCCCTGAAGGACATCGGAACCCCCACCTTCGCGCTCTTGGAAGGCGGTTATCACGATGACCTGCCGGCCCTCATCGAGGAGTTCCTGATGGGTTGGACCTCTTAA
- a CDS encoding PilZ domain-containing protein, whose product MGIHQGWMEKRQFERIDATVKVTYTVVPKGELVRVLSDPAYRESSIDHLPELAKKSASVHAVTRDISMGGMSLVGSDEFPPDSALEIHLYLPGYPAPLTLLAEIVRVHTEGSPSSGTTHRAGIKILALNRQDVVRLDKFLLAEKIRQRNGGK is encoded by the coding sequence ATGGGGATCCACCAAGGCTGGATGGAAAAACGCCAGTTCGAGCGCATCGACGCCACCGTCAAGGTGACCTATACGGTGGTCCCCAAGGGCGAGCTGGTCCGGGTCCTATCCGACCCGGCCTACCGGGAATCCTCCATCGACCACCTGCCGGAGTTGGCCAAGAAATCCGCCAGCGTCCACGCCGTGACCCGGGACATCTCCATGGGGGGCATGTCGTTGGTCGGGTCCGACGAATTCCCTCCCGATTCGGCCCTGGAGATCCATCTTTACCTGCCGGGCTATCCGGCGCCCTTGACCCTCCTGGCCGAGATCGTCCGGGTCCATACCGAGGGGTCCCCCTCCTCGGGCACGACCCACCGGGCGGGCATCAAGATCCTGGCCCTCAACCGGCAGGATGTGGTGCGGCTGGACAAGTTCCTCCTGGCCGAGAAGATCCGGCAACGCAACGGTGGCAAATGA
- a CDS encoding ferredoxin, which produces MPTAKRTNRISFVDQNECTGCEACVVEAPKVFRMTSDGLSEVFNPQGDSEERIQAAMDSCPVACIHWKK; this is translated from the coding sequence ATGCCCACCGCCAAGCGGACGAACCGCATCTCCTTCGTGGACCAGAACGAATGCACCGGTTGCGAGGCCTGCGTGGTGGAGGCCCCCAAGGTCTTCCGCATGACCTCCGACGGGCTCTCCGAGGTCTTCAATCCCCAGGGCGACAGCGAAGAGAGGATCCAGGCGGCCATGGATTCCTGTCCGGTGGCCTGCATCCACTGGAAGAAATAG
- a CDS encoding DUF6588 family protein: protein MKNPRRSLLVSLLGAGFLICPLSSWATPESDFTADAQADYQSLTNYINGRFAGSMGFFTSLGWNTPTQVFDLVSGPRAEVGVGVGADLMGLPDLNSVGLNAIHLSSNLSIPAVVPAPFPVLTGKVGLLNGLDLGVKFNYLPQVNLPELGFAADFFGWGLDLRYKLVEGATAPTVTVGVSFDDMAGNLSIGTPINQSGNYVDSNTSMNYNVNFTGNNTYALHWETKSFGAQVQVGKDLGVAYPFAAIGFQRNSGTITSTMTGTGTLTVSPGSPTPINVSAANSAQPNLFEPKYVVGLDFGMGLHWAIVGESNGTDLAFSTSFRVQL, encoded by the coding sequence TTGAAAAACCCACGTCGATCCCTCCTGGTGTCCTTGTTGGGCGCGGGCTTCCTGATCTGTCCGCTTTCCTCCTGGGCCACTCCTGAATCGGACTTCACCGCGGACGCCCAAGCCGATTACCAGTCCCTGACCAATTACATCAACGGTCGTTTCGCCGGTAGCATGGGTTTCTTCACTTCGCTCGGTTGGAACACGCCGACCCAGGTCTTTGACCTGGTCTCGGGCCCCCGGGCCGAGGTGGGGGTGGGGGTCGGGGCGGACCTGATGGGCCTTCCGGACCTGAATTCGGTCGGCCTCAACGCGATCCATCTCTCCTCCAACCTGAGCATTCCGGCGGTGGTCCCGGCGCCCTTTCCCGTCCTGACCGGCAAGGTGGGTCTATTGAACGGGCTGGACCTGGGGGTGAAGTTCAACTACCTGCCCCAGGTCAACCTTCCCGAACTGGGGTTCGCGGCGGACTTCTTCGGATGGGGCCTGGACCTGCGTTACAAGCTGGTGGAAGGCGCGACCGCGCCGACCGTGACGGTGGGCGTCAGTTTCGACGACATGGCGGGGAACCTGAGCATCGGCACCCCCATCAACCAGTCCGGCAATTATGTCGACTCCAACACGTCCATGAACTACAACGTGAATTTCACCGGCAACAACACCTATGCCCTCCATTGGGAGACCAAGAGCTTTGGCGCCCAAGTGCAGGTGGGCAAGGACCTGGGGGTCGCGTACCCCTTCGCGGCCATCGGTTTCCAGCGCAATTCGGGGACCATCACTTCCACCATGACGGGCACCGGGACCCTGACCGTCTCTCCGGGCAGTCCCACGCCGATCAACGTATCCGCCGCCAATTCGGCCCAGCCCAACCTTTTCGAGCCCAAGTACGTGGTGGGGCTCGATTTCGGCATGGGTCTCCATTGGGCGATCGTGGGCGAATCCAACGGGACCGACCTGGCCTTTTCCACCAGCTTCCGGGTCCAGCTCTAG
- the sfsA gene encoding DNA/RNA nuclease SfsA, whose product MKWPDAPLVLGVFLERLHRFGARVKVRGRVEYCHVTNSGRLRELLRPGATVALVDHRSKGKALGTGPPRKTRYSIRLARYRGKWVCIEANVAPKLVREAWEKGKLAGLGAYGRLRSEVPLDRHTRFDLQARDPRTGRVLWVEVKCVTLVDQEGRGFFPDAPSERASKHLRELMALRRKPRTGSLVFFVLQNPLGLSVSPKEDTDPVFAHTLRKTKRAGVEIRVLRTRIGLKGAEVTGPGELRLGRKGL is encoded by the coding sequence ATGAAATGGCCCGATGCCCCCCTGGTTTTAGGCGTTTTCCTCGAAAGGCTCCATCGTTTTGGGGCCCGGGTCAAGGTGCGGGGCCGCGTCGAATATTGCCACGTCACCAATTCGGGCCGCTTGCGGGAATTGTTGCGGCCCGGCGCCACCGTCGCCCTGGTGGATCACCGCTCCAAGGGCAAGGCCTTGGGCACGGGTCCTCCCCGGAAGACCCGCTACTCCATCCGCCTGGCCCGATACCGGGGCAAGTGGGTCTGCATCGAGGCCAACGTGGCGCCCAAGCTGGTCCGGGAGGCTTGGGAAAAAGGAAAGCTGGCGGGGCTGGGCGCCTACGGCCGGTTGCGAAGCGAGGTCCCGTTGGACCGCCATACCCGTTTCGACCTCCAAGCCCGTGATCCACGGACGGGCCGGGTCCTTTGGGTCGAGGTGAAGTGCGTCACCCTGGTGGACCAGGAAGGCCGGGGCTTCTTTCCCGACGCCCCGTCCGAACGCGCCTCCAAACACCTGCGAGAACTGATGGCCCTTCGCCGCAAGCCCCGCACCGGGTCCCTGGTCTTTTTTGTCCTTCAAAATCCTTTGGGACTTTCGGTAAGTCCCAAGGAGGACACGGACCCGGTCTTTGCCCACACTTTGCGAAAAACGAAAAGAGCGGGCGTGGAGATCCGCGTCTTGAGGACAAGGATCGGCCTGAAAGGCGCCGAAGTCACCGGACCGGGGGAACTAAGGTTGGGTCGAAAGGGTCTTTAG
- a CDS encoding zf-HC2 domain-containing protein yields the protein MDCRQVHQAYSVYIQGKLSPQQTAWVTEHIQDCPDCYLLDQNVRNAFVIEKTGMALAASGPSSDKSSSFQTGPADRDTWLI from the coding sequence ATGGATTGCCGCCAGGTACACCAAGCCTACAGTGTCTATATACAAGGGAAGCTTTCCCCTCAGCAGACCGCTTGGGTGACCGAGCATATCCAGGATTGCCCGGATTGTTACCTGCTGGACCAGAACGTCCGTAACGCTTTCGTCATCGAAAAGACCGGGATGGCGCTGGCCGCCTCGGGGCCCTCTTCCGATAAATCCTCTTCCTTTCAAACCGGTCCCGCCGACCGCGACACCTGGCTGATCTAA
- a CDS encoding prepilin-type N-terminal cleavage/methylation domain-containing protein — MIRLSKKGFTLIELMIVVAIIGILAAIAIPRFAQMLEKSREGSTKGNLGSLKSAASIYYGDQQGIWPTTLNSFSTYAFSRYLDNISPVKVTGAFVANAVNPSGAGVAMTAQSKVPTGSSTGWMYDSGLGNVYVNSTVKDSKGIPYSFYGFE; from the coding sequence ATGATTCGTCTATCCAAAAAGGGGTTCACGTTGATCGAGTTGATGATCGTGGTGGCGATCATCGGGATCCTGGCGGCCATCGCGATCCCGCGCTTCGCCCAGATGTTGGAGAAGTCCCGAGAAGGTTCCACGAAAGGGAACCTGGGGTCCTTGAAGTCGGCGGCTTCGATCTATTACGGCGACCAGCAGGGGATCTGGCCCACCACACTGAATTCCTTCAGCACCTATGCCTTCAGCCGCTATCTGGACAATATCTCGCCGGTCAAGGTGACAGGCGCTTTCGTGGCCAACGCGGTCAACCCTTCGGGCGCGGGAGTCGCGATGACGGCCCAAAGCAAGGTCCCGACCGGAAGTTCGACCGGCTGGATGTACGACAGCGGCTTGGGCAACGTGTATGTGAACAGCACGGTCAAGGATTCCAAGGGGATCCCTTATTCGTTCTACGGTTTCGAATGA